A segment of the Candidatus Jettenia caeni genome:
CCTCTTTACATAGGACAATCTGATGATATGGTGGTAATTTCGGATATTAAAGGCTTTGATATGGTTAAAAAAGATACCGCTTTATCTTTAATGGGTATTGCATTAGGTATTCACAATGATTGTGAACTCGTAAAACTTCCGTACAGATTTAAAGACCTTTCAACATTAGAATATACATCGGTTTTATCTATTCCCAAACCAAATAACCCGATAACCTTAAAAAACCCAGCCGAGTGTTATTATTTTGGAGATGAAGGAGTTCAACTTTTGTGAAGCTTATTGGAAAATATTACAAAGAGAAAAAACTATATCAATCCTTATATGGTCATGCATATGATTCCCTTGCCTTTTTAAAAGATTATCTCCACAAAGAGTTCTGTGTTATTAAAACATTTTGCAAGAGGTGGCAGATAAAAGAGGATGATTTGATTAAATCTCTATTTTTGACAATCCTTCTGCATGATATGGGTAAACTAACCAAAACATTTCAAAAAAATATTTTAGCAGGTAAACATACGTTCTATATGCCCCATCCTTTGGCTAGTTTGCCGATTTTAATTGCATTTCAAAACCACTTTCCTAAACTCCTTGAAGATGTTGACCCTTCATATTTAGAAATTACTGCTATTTTAAGTCATCACACACAGGCATATTCTGGACTTTATTCAACAACTGATTGTAAACCGGATTTCGAGACAGAATCTGTCAATAATTTTATAAAAGCGGCTATTTGTATTTATGATAAGTTAGAGTTTGGAAATTACTTTAAAAGAGAATTTACTGAAATAAAAATAAATTGTCTAAACAGAAAATCGGATGAATTGAAGAATGGCGTTGATTGCCTAAAAGAAATAAATGGTAACAAAACTGCCATTAAAGCCATTTTTTCTTTTATCTTCAGCCTTCTTAAAATGTCTGACATCCTTGCAAGTATTAATTTTGTTGAAAAAGTAAAAAATGAAAATGTTAAGGAAGGCTTTATTTTTGATGAGTTATATGATCCAAATAATCAAATTGTATTTTCGGGAATCACAAATAAGATGGGGACATGGCATCGAAAATCAAAGAGATCATTTCAAGAAAACATATATAATAATCCGAAACCATTTACAATGCTCTTTGCCCCTTGTGGACGAGGAAAAACAGACGCCGCTCTATATTGGGCAACTGAATTAATAGAGAAAAGTGAGGCAAATCGTATCATCTTTGCCTTGCCAACTCAGGTTACATGTAATGCAATGTTTAATACGCTTTCCAATAATGATTATTTTGGTGAAAAGAAGGTTGGTCTCTATCATAGCAGGAGTGCATTAGAGCTTTCTGAAAGGAAAAAAGAAGAACACGAAGAAGTAGAAGACCATCTATCTTTTGTAAAAGATGAAACTTTTAAAGGTGAGGTATTTTTTTATCCTGTAACTGTAACAACTGTTGACCATCTCCTTTATGCCTTTATACATGGCTATTCAAAGGCTGATTTTTCCCTTGGCAATATTCAAACTTCTGTCATTATCTTTGATGAGATTCATTATTATGATGATATGATGTTAAGTAATTTGAAGCAATTATTCGGAATTCTTAGGGAGATGAGAATTCCTCATTTTTTAATGAGTGGAACATTTCCTGAGTTTTTGCAATCAGAAATTAATAAGGCAAAAGAATATCATTTGGAAGAAGATAACGAAGGGCTTGGCTTCAAGCCGTTTGAAATTATTAAAAAAGAAGAAAAATCAATAATCACTAATGATGTATTAGATAAAGAGGTAGGGGATAAATTAATTGCCGGTTATAAAAAGGGACTAAAACAATTTATCATTTTAAATACAATTCAATCGGCACAATTGACCTATATACAACTAAAGGAGCATTTCAAAGAGGTCGGTATTAATAAGCCAAATATGATACTGCTACACTCACGTTTTATTTATAGCGATAGAAGAGATATTGAGAAAAAAATTTTAAGACAGGCAAAGGCCGAAAAAGAAATACAGGAAAATAATATTCCCTTTATCCTTGTAGCTACACAGGTCATTGAAGTAAGCTTAGACATTAGTTCCCACCGCCTTTTTACAGAATGTGCACCAGTTGATGCTGTTGGTCAAAGAGGTGGTAGACTCAATAGGGGTGGTCAAAATGCAGGAGAAAACAGGATGATACTTTTTAAAACATCTAATGCAAAACCCTATGATGAGAGACTTTTGGAAAACAGTTGGACAGCAATCCCAAAAGGTATTGTAAGTTATTTAGATTTCAAAAAGGCGTGCGATGATGTCTACAATGGTAGATGTATTAGTCTGTCTGATTTTGATGTGTTTTTCAAAGAGTGTACTTTATTTGGCAGAAGCCCTAAAGAAATTCGTTGGAATGAGGATGAAGGCAAAGGCTTTAAGACACGGAAAAAAGATTATCAAACAATTGATGTATATCCTATCCATTTTTTTTATTCTTATGGAGATGAGCTATTTAAAATGAATAATGAAGTAATTAAGGTACCAGCATGGTGGTATTGGTATGACAAGAAGGAAAAAAAAGATTTATTTTGCGAGCATGTCTTTGATGACAAAACATATTTATTATGTAAATTGCCATATAACAATGAAGTGGGATTATCAACTTTAAATACTGCATATGTAAATATTGAACAAAACTATCCACAAATTTTGTAATTGATACTGGCTTTGTTGCACAAAGCCGGATAAATATCTGATATACTAAGAGAATAAGGGAAAGAGTACCATAAATTATTTTGTAGGATAAGTATATCAGTATGAAGCAACAGAAACGGGACGTAAAGAAACTAGCAGGAACAGATAAAAGGCCGCTCCAAGAACAGAAAAAGAAGAAATCAAAGAAGGACTACCGGGTAAGAAACTGGTCAGAGTATACAGAGGCATTAAGACAAAGAGGGTCTCTTGATGTATGGATAGATGAGGGGGTACAAGAGAAATGGAATGCAGAGCCAACGGGCCAAAGAGGGTCTCCCCCTACGTATAGTGATCTGGCCATAACATCAACGCTTCAGTTGGGTATCGTATTTCATCAAAGACTTCGTCAAACAGAAGGATTAGTCAAATCACTGTTTCGGCTCATGAATATCCCTCTGAAGGTTCCTGATTATTCAACCCTGTCTCGAAGAGGTGAAACAGTGGGAATTTCTTTAGCGAAAGAGAAGAAAGAGAATCTGGTATTAGTCCTTGATAGCAGTGGGTTAAAGGTCTATGGGGAAGGGGAATGGAAGGTAAGACAGCATGGATATACCAAGAGAAGAACATGGAGAAAGATTCATTTGTCCATTACTCCTGATGGAGAGATAAGAGCACAAGAGCTTACCGAGAATAGTACTGGTGATTCAGAGGTAGTAGATAAGCTTCTAAGCCAGGAAGAGTCAAGGATTGATACCTTTGCCGGTGATGGCTCCTATGATAAGAGGAAGGTCTATGAGAGTTGTAAGAGAAGAGGGATTCTCAGAATACTTATTCCTCCGAGGAAGGATGCAAAGATATGGCAGCATGGCAACTGCAGTACAGAGCCACATGTCCGAGATGAGACGATAAGGCATATCAGAAGAACTTCCCTAAGACAGTGGAAAGAGCGTGTTGGTTACCACGTCCGCTCTCTGGTTGAGAATGCGATATTTCGATTCAAAACCATCTTTGGCGATAGGCTTTATGCCAGAAATCTTGCTCAACAAAGAACAGAAGTAGGTATCAAGGCATCTTTTTTAAACCGTATGATGAAATTAGGAATGCCGGAAAGTTATGCGATCTCATAAATTGCATACTACAGGGAAAAACTGCTTTTTTATCGGATTTGTGCAACAAAGCCATTGATACTTGAAGATTTGATACAGGGATTTCGGATTTTCGATTCCTTAAGAATTTCAAGGATGAAGAATTTTCTCAAAAAATAAAAGGTAACAATTTGGCTTTTTAAAAGATATCTTTAAACTGCTTGCTTACAAATAACAAATCGTGCCTGAACAGGCTTTTTGGCTATGATTACTGGAATTTTAGAACTCATGGAGATAATCCAATGGAGATTTCTTTCACATGCATTAACCTTTCTGCCTGCGGGATCTCTTTGGACTGTTTCAAGAGGGATTCTAAATGAAGTTCGATTGCCTCCCGAATATTTTTACGCGTGGTTTCGATTGTCGGCCCGTTGGAATAACATCAGGAAGGGTGGGAGAATATGCATAGTAGTCTAGTCTTCGCCATCATCCTCCTTTTCGATTATAGTTTCACTGGAGATTTTTAGTTCTTCATGTACTTCGGGCTTTTTGTGGTAAAATATGGAGAATCTAAATGAACAGGGATAGGACGAACGGGATAAGAATGATGTACTCAAAATTATAGCATCCAAGAGATGAAATCGAACAGAATAGGGAAAAAGTTGAGTCTTTGGCTGTATGAGAGTGTATGAAATGTATGGGATTCTTAACATGTCATTGCGAGGAGTGAAGCGGTTGCGAGGCGAAGCCGAAGCAAACTCGGAGATCCCTTGCTGATACGCTCGGAACAGGCTCCGCAATCTCTGCCTTTGGGATTGCTTCGGAAAAGACCCTCGCAATGACCGGCAGGATAGTCTTTCCTCAGTCCAAGATATGTTCGGTTTTCATCCTTTGGCTTACTATAAGTTGAAAATCATTACGTATATCCATTCGTGCCTATTCGTGTTCATTCGTGGCTAATCTCAAATATTGTATGCATTAAGAAGGGGTTGCTATGGTGGATTACCAAACATTGGATGACGAGTCGCTCGTAAAACTTCTTTTCACTGAAGCAGATCGGCTGCCACGAGCGGCGGTGGATGAATTTGTTAGACGTGGTGAACGGATGATAAAGCCACTCGATGAGATCGTATCAAAAGAGTCCTGCTGGAGAAGCAGCATACCAGAATGGTGGGCCGTGATACATGCCGTATTTATTCTCGGTGCAATCGATACAAAGGAGGCTGTTTTACCCCTGATGCGTGCTTTACGATTGGCAGAAACGCATGATGTTGATTGGATTACTACGGTACTCCCATCGATATTTGGTAAATTAGGAATGCCAGCAATAGATGAACTGAAAAAGATTGTAAAGGATAAGATGAATGATTGGAGGGTTAAGGATTCAGCAGTAATGGGATTGGCAGCTATTACTATTAACCATCCAGAGATTGAAGATGATATTTTTCCTCTTATCCATTCCGTGTTAACCGATACGGAAGAGGATATCGATGTGAGAGGATGCGCAGGAAATGTACTCCTCGATTTTGTACGCAGCGAATACAAGGAGTCACTTCTTGCTTTTTGTGAGGAAGAGGAAAAAGCAGAAAAGGATGAATTTGAAATTGTTGCATTCAGCGTGGAAGATGTCAAAGAAGTTTTTTCCAAAAATGAAAAAAATATCGACTATTACACAAAAGATTGGTTGTCTTTTTATGATGAAGACGAGATAAAGAAACGGCAAGAACGGTGGAGAAGAGAAGAAGAGGAAGAATTAGAATACCTTGAAGAGGATGAGGAGTTTTTAGAGCCTTTTACCCCTGAAAAGCGAAAAATCGGTCGTAATGAACCCTGCCCATGCGGCAGCGGAAAGAAATATAAGAAATGTTGTATGAATAAAGAAAAATGATTGAAGGCAGAATATAGAAGTCAGAATTCAGGAGCCAGAATCCAGAATTCAAAATAAAGACGTTTTTATTTTTTCCATTCTGACTCCTGACTTCTGGCTCCTGAATTCTTACTCCTGAATTCTGTATTCAGAAAAAAATTGTAACAGGTGCAAAGTTATGAATAGCTCTCTGCATAATATCCGCTTCACCGGTACCCAAATTAACTATTTCTTCCTTTGCAAGAAAAAGCTCTGGTACTTTTCCCATGATATCCAGATGGAACAGAACAGCGATGCCGTCTACCTCGGAAAGTTGATTCATGAGACATCGTATGAACGGGAGAAGAAGGAGATTGATATTGATGATACCATTAAGATCGATTTCATTGGGAACGACAGGGTTATTCATGAGGTAAAGAAATCTGATAAGGTGGAAGAACCGCATATCTGGCAGTTGAAGTATTATATCTGGTATCTGAAGCAGAAGGGTGCTGATGGTATTACCGGTAAAATAAATTATCCCAAACTGAGAAAGACCCTGGATGTATTCTTGGAACCGGAGGATGAAGAGAAGATTCAATCGATTTTAAAGGAAATACAAGGGATTATAAACACTGAACTACCACCAGCAGTAGAGCGGATGAAGATGTGTAGAAATTGTAGTTATGGGGATATTTGCTGGGTGTGATGAGGCAGAATTCAGAATCCAGGAGACAGAATTCAGGAGCCAAAATATAGAGGTGAAGAGAAAGGAGTGTGGTATGGAAAGGTTGCCGGCAAAAAGTTTTCAGGACTTGATTGTTTGGCAAAAGGCGCATCAATTTGTATTAGCTGTTTACGGTTTCAGCAACGACTTCCCTAAAAAAGAGTTGTATGGGTTGACATCTCAAATAAGGAGAGCTGCGATTTCTATTGCAGCAAATATTGCTGAAGGGTTTAAGAAAAAGACCAGGGCTGATAAAGTACGGTTTATGAACATTTCCCAGGGTTCCCTGGAAGAGTGTAGATACTATTTAATCTTAACAGAGGATCTCAAATATGGTAATGGTTTAAA
Coding sequences within it:
- a CDS encoding CRISPR-associated protein, whose product is MKLIGKYYKEKKLYQSLYGHAYDSLAFLKDYLHKEFCVIKTFCKRWQIKEDDLIKSLFLTILLHDMGKLTKTFQKNILAGKHTFYMPHPLASLPILIAFQNHFPKLLEDVDPSYLEITAILSHHTQAYSGLYSTTDCKPDFETESVNNFIKAAICIYDKLEFGNYFKREFTEIKINCLNRKSDELKNGVDCLKEINGNKTAIKAIFSFIFSLLKMSDILASINFVEKVKNENVKEGFIFDELYDPNNQIVFSGITNKMGTWHRKSKRSFQENIYNNPKPFTMLFAPCGRGKTDAALYWATELIEKSEANRIIFALPTQVTCNAMFNTLSNNDYFGEKKVGLYHSRSALELSERKKEEHEEVEDHLSFVKDETFKGEVFFYPVTVTTVDHLLYAFIHGYSKADFSLGNIQTSVIIFDEIHYYDDMMLSNLKQLFGILREMRIPHFLMSGTFPEFLQSEINKAKEYHLEEDNEGLGFKPFEIIKKEEKSIITNDVLDKEVGDKLIAGYKKGLKQFIILNTIQSAQLTYIQLKEHFKEVGINKPNMILLHSRFIYSDRRDIEKKILRQAKAEKEIQENNIPFILVATQVIEVSLDISSHRLFTECAPVDAVGQRGGRLNRGGQNAGENRMILFKTSNAKPYDERLLENSWTAIPKGIVSYLDFKKACDDVYNGRCISLSDFDVFFKECTLFGRSPKEIRWNEDEGKGFKTRKKDYQTIDVYPIHFFYSYGDELFKMNNEVIKVPAWWYWYDKKEKKDLFCEHVFDDKTYLLCKLPYNNEVGLSTLNTAYVNIEQNYPQIL
- a CDS encoding transposase, which translates into the protein MKQQKRDVKKLAGTDKRPLQEQKKKKSKKDYRVRNWSEYTEALRQRGSLDVWIDEGVQEKWNAEPTGQRGSPPTYSDLAITSTLQLGIVFHQRLRQTEGLVKSLFRLMNIPLKVPDYSTLSRRGETVGISLAKEKKENLVLVLDSSGLKVYGEGEWKVRQHGYTKRRTWRKIHLSITPDGEIRAQELTENSTGDSEVVDKLLSQEESRIDTFAGDGSYDKRKVYESCKRRGILRILIPPRKDAKIWQHGNCSTEPHVRDETIRHIRRTSLRQWKERVGYHVRSLVENAIFRFKTIFGDRLYARNLAQQRTEVGIKASFLNRMMKLGMPESYAIS
- a CDS encoding CRISPR-associated protein, which produces MNSSLHNIRFTGTQINYFFLCKKKLWYFSHDIQMEQNSDAVYLGKLIHETSYEREKKEIDIDDTIKIDFIGNDRVIHEVKKSDKVEEPHIWQLKYYIWYLKQKGADGITGKINYPKLRKTLDVFLEPEDEEKIQSILKEIQGIINTELPPAVERMKMCRNCSYGDICWV
- a CDS encoding ribosomal protein encodes the protein MGIFAGCDEAEFRIQETEFRSQNIEVKRKECGMERLPAKSFQDLIVWQKAHQFVLAVYGFSNDFPKKELYGLTSQIRRAAISIAANIAEGFKKKTRADKVRFMNISQGSLEECRYYLILTEDLKYGNGLKLMSQLEEVSKLLESYSTSILKSYL